The sequence below is a genomic window from Xylocopa sonorina isolate GNS202 chromosome 15, iyXylSono1_principal, whole genome shotgun sequence.
AAAAATAGAGTCAAGCCACTTTTAAAGTTAACAATTGGATTCATTATAAAATTGTATTGGTGGTAAAATGTAttgtttcgtttcttttttttttaaacaaatgCATTGAAAATGATGTTAGGAGTTTAATTAAATGTCCTATGACGCTACCAGTGATTAATACTGATCTAATATTTGTGTGACAAGTTTATATGCATAATTTACTTCAAAAATTTACTTGGAATTAATATACTTAAAACAATATTACCTGGTAATATTGCATGTCCCGTTGCAATAAGATCCGAACGCGATCTACTAAATTACCATCTTCCATAATATCCATGTTTACTGTCTATTCGATTTATTCTATATCTCAGTGTACTTAGAATTATAAAAAATGCATTGAATTATTATACATTAATAAATATACAATTGTATAAAAGCATGTAAAAATGTTTCTTActactaaaaaaaaatattttctaacCGTTACATGTCGATTTTGATTAAATCTTGCATGTAATTATAAAAACTATTACTCATTTTCAGatattaattttcattaaagtccatggagagagaaagagagaaattaTTCTCTAAAAATCTAATAAACTAATGATTAAAATAAATTGAGAATGATTTAAAGCAGAGAAATAATGCGAATTGATAAATGTATTTTAAACAACGAATGTGAAACATTTCTTTGTTATGCGATAGGAGAGGTTTTTTTTTGaattataaaatatttcaaaccGTTAAAACGTATTGTTCAAACGTCTTGTTTAATTATTGGTAAACAACATAAAACAATGGCAATGTAAGATGCAGCAACATTACAAGAATAGAAAGGCAGTTTTTTTTGTTCACGAGGACTTCATTGATAATCTAATGATTATTGAACAGTGCCATACCTCAGACGCAAGGACCTCAGTGAGGTGAATTCTCTTTAAAGTTGGTACTTTTTTCTGGTTTTTGCTTACAACTTACATTTGTACATAAGGTATTTTAATTGTGCATATGTGTGTTGAGTGCGTCTATTTAAAAAATCTTACCCatactataaaataaaatatctgCAAAACAAAATGTGTATGCTATAAATAACAAAATGTATGAACTAAATTTGTAAtaatcatttttaataatttattataaaatagaATCAAGGTTTATTCATATTTTGTTTATCCATTCTCAGGCTCTTCAGCTATATGCAAAGTTTGATCAAAATTCTTGCGTAACAGTTGGATGGTGCCTCCTAGATTTTAGAAAATAATGTACAGTAAAAAGTGAACATATTTATATAACTTTTATGTACATATTTACTTACATAAAAAATAatctataaatattttaaattaaaattgattgtacatataaaataaactaTCACATGTATGTCTTTAATAGCAAATATTTGAATTTAAAAACGGATTATTTTTATACATCAAATCATATTCTTTCTCTTAAATATGAATATGTACAtaaatactaatattttaattatgcTAAGGCAAAACAAAAGAATTTACAATAATATGTGCAactctagcatgcaagtatcggaCTGCGTCAGAATTTTGCAGAGTTACACGAATAAATACTCACACAAATATATTGCGATATATCACGTACTACATAGTAGTGTTAAACTACATGAAGCGTAAGATTTTATATTTTCAATTTCATAGCATTAAATCACTCTAATCGAAAATTACAACATTTTGCACCACCGAGTGAAATTAAAGACTGTTCATCGCAGCATCCCTCTCTTTACCACTGAAGGAACATTTATCAAAGTTTGCTTGATTCCTTATAATGGCTGGTATCTCGTTATTTAGTAATTCGTGTAACGTTTTCCCATCGTGTTTGTAGATCCATTTACCATTTATAAAATCGTATCGCTTCGGACCAGACTTTGGCGAAGACAACCAAATCTGTTTATTTGGAGTTTGACGATTAATAACATATGTACCGTGAGGATTACCAAATTTTACAGTTAATACTCCATCCTGCAATATTAATTGTAACATTGATAAATTGTATTACTTGAAAGTTTCAATTAATCAATCTCATGTTAATCATAATATGAGTCGTTCACAAGTCAAAGCATTTCATCTGTGCTTACATTTACAATTGCATTTTTTTCGACATAATTATTTTGACTTATGAGTGGTTCATATAATAATGTAAATTCTGTATCTAAAACGTACTCCATACGATACGTCTGCATCTGTTAAATGTACTGCATTCTCTATTAATTGATCAAAGTATTCGGTTAAAGAATCGAGAGTTTCGTCAGAAATTTTCTCAAATTGTAGAGGTGTCAGTTCTCtaaaaaaaatttcatttaCTCAGAATAAATATTGCTGTACCTTTGCATTAAGTAACTATCTTAGACTACGTATCTTAAAAATTAAGTATCTCTGGCTGGACGTGATCGCACATATAGCTTACTAATTAATATAGTATTGTACGTGTGGTAAACATacataaaaaattaaatttatttttgCAAAACATTTGATTgactttttttccattttttttttaacgtataTTTTACCATAGACATGAGTTCAGCATACaagtttataataataataacaataataataataataataataataacaacaaatATCAAATATATACTCACTGAGTAATCGAAAATCCCGTACTATTACTTGAACTACAACGAGCAATTAATTTACAACTTAATACATTTAAATGATTACTTTTACTCGAGTATTTCTCTGGACGTGGTGCAAGATAACCTACAATTTTTCTTCTTTGTACATCGGCTACTTCCTGTGTTAAGCATCTATTTAGAATACTCGATATTGGACGATGCGAGAGGATTCCAAGAAGATTGTTTCCTGTTACGCGTTTACTTAGTAACATGATAAGAATTTGCTGTATATTCTATATTGATCAAACGAGACGCCGGAGGGACATCGCTAATAAGCAATTCGCTATGCGAGATTAGGTTATGAACTGTACGAATGAATTCCTCTACAGAGACGACGCTCTGATCATTTTATCAGATCAATTTCTAGCGTCTGTAAATATAGATCGAGAACTCGTCGATATAAGTATTGCAGATGTACGCGTGTACAGTGATTCTCAGTAATTTTTAGACGCCTCTTACAGGCACTAATACATATTTGGTGTGATGATACAAAGCTTGGTGTGATGGTGGGTGTTGAGTGAGGAGCGCACGTGGATTAGGCCACTGACGAGATTACAGGATGGATCGTCTAATGTCAACGGAATCGAGGTGTTCTACTTAGAAGAAATATCAATTTATTATACGTTTCAAATTTATTTTAGGTAACTCATTCATATATAACTTATTCATATGTATTTATttcatattaaaatttatttcaatGCTTTCAATACCACAATTTATTCGATCATCAGCGTCGAAATGAAGCACAGGTAACCCTCCTATAACAAGGTGGTTAGGTTCCTAAAAAGTGCCGTGTTGTATGAGACCCAGAGCTAGTACAAAAAGGGGGGGTTACGTTCCAAAAATTTATTAACACTTTGactaaatgacgtctatagccgtcaaaaTCCTTGGTGATCTGTaagcaaatgacgattatagccgtcgtgaatattttaacactttgacacgaatgacgtctatagccgtcggatTTTTGGCGATATCTATACgcgaatgacggttatagccgtcgtgtatGTTTTAACACGTTGGgtcaaatgacgtctatagccgtccgatccTTGGCGATGTGTAGACAAATGACGACTATAGCCGTCGtacatattttaatcaataaaaaaagaacagcgttagtgcAAAGTGTACTAATACATACACTtgttaattattgagtaacacatctagaaaaaaagtgatggAATGCCAGAAAGCATATTAGTTGGGTTTTTTGAGCAAATGACGagtatagccgtcgaaagttttttgggaaaaactgtggcaaaatgtgatcattttcacttccaaacatacaacttacactcgatttcatctgacagtcataaacaatcgaaaaaaaaatgtttctgAGGAAGATCGTgaagtcaaaaatgtgcgtcaacgtgttagaaatgaaattaatgttataaatgtcaatttattatacatttcaaatttatttCATATAACTTAGTCATatgtaattatatttatttcataTTCAAATTTATTTCAATGCTTTATACCACGATTTATTCGATCATCAGTGTCGAAATGAAGTATTAAATTTTTTTTTGCGTATATTTACGTGGCTGGGATATCCTAAGTTTCATCAAATAATCTTTACAGTGAATATGCACTGATTAACTGTAATAATAAAAGGACTTTGCTCTCTTTAATGAATTATAAAACAGTACAATATTAATTTCGTAATAGATTTATAAATGGTTtattagtttaatattttctACTGGATTTTTTAATGCAAGTAGACGTTTGGAAGCTTATAATACCCCTATTTTGCTCAACGAAAAACTGTCCTTCTAATTACTATTTTAAACAAACTTTTCTCATCGCACACTCGCTCCATGCCTTCCATTTGCACACTTTTCGCACTTAATATCGTtgcatatattatttcttttcttaattaaaattcgttgctcTTTTTTTACATCTTCATCGACCCTTTCTTCccccttttagtcgcctcttacgacaagcaggggatactgtgggtgtattctgatccccaccgcacagggatacATTTTATGAGAAAAATTAATGTTATAAATGAAATTTTAAGTAATAAAATGATACTTTGCTGAGACTAAGATCTTAGATTTGCAATGTTCTACTTTCTATTAACTCCCACTTTCTTAACATTCCTCCAAACATTCTTTCAATCGATgatcatcgatcgatcgaatttaAGTCTTTCGAAAATTAATGTTATAAATGAAACTTTAAGCAACAAGATGATACTTTGCTTAGACTAAGAtcttagatttgcaatgctccaCTTTCTTAACATTCCTCCAAACATTCTCTCAATCGATgatcatcgatcgatcgaatttaAGTCTTTCGAAAATTAATGTTATAAATGAAACTTTAAGCAACAAGATGATACTTTGCTTAGACTAAGAtcttagatttgcaatgctccaCTTTCTTAACATATTTCTCTAAACATTCGTATACGATCGACGATCGAAGTCTTTCAAAACCATAAATTTAAAAGAATACTATTTTAAATATGTAATCAAATTTTCCCACTTCGTTCTTATAAACATTTGTTTATGCACTTCTATTTGAAACTAAAaataattgaccattaattgcaGATAAAATGATTACCTCGCCTTGTGTCGTGTGCTCATTTATCCGATTATGGGATTCCCCTAAAGCTGGCGTAGATAGCGAAGGAGGAAGAGGTTTCAAGATCCACAAGAGTCATTGGATTCATGCTTTCACGTTAATGCAATATCGGCAGCTCGTCGAGCAGCTTCTCCTATTTTTCGTTTCCGGATGAGTGACCTTTAGAATTGATACTGATAACTTCCATTGCGACGAATAAGTTGTTATTGTTAAGAAACATGTTGGCTTACAATAATGTTCTCTCCAGTTTCCTATTCGTCGTATTTTTCTTgaattttaacaatttttttataCTAGCAAATTCTTACAAATTACCTAAGCTGAAGTTCGAGATTTTAAAGCCACGAGGAATTCGTATATCAATACCAGGTAAGCGAAAATAAGTATAGAATTACACGCGAATTAACACGTATTATAAAAATAGtcattttttcatttttgttaTACAGTCAttctttaatttttaattatattataatcaCAGTTAATTGTTGATCATTTTATAATTAGATTGTTGACGTAACTCGAatgttataaaaaaaaacttgtactattttttaatttaatctACTGCCTGTACGTATACGTAGATTGCAATAGAAAATAAAAGTGGTTGGCAATGAATGGTGTGCATCATCACGTACCATTTGTTTGTACTAATAATTCCCCGGGGTACCTGTTAATGCATCTTTTCCTTGAATGTGACTCAGAAGTGAAGATGATCAAACAAACTGTGACTCAGAAATTAAAGACAATGCGAAGGTTTTGCCTCTAATGATCTATCTAATAAAAGAAGTATATAGTTGTGTTATGCTATTGCAAACCATTAAATGTATAGTTGGGACATTTTAGTGTTTAGTTAttctttatatttatttattgtatattttttgagatatattattgatatattattatatattttttgatTTTCAAGATGATAGAtgatcattattttattttgtaaCAGACGAACCAGGCTTGAGGTTCTTCTCGTTTCAAGGAAATCTTAATAAGGGAATTGAGTTGAATCAGGCTGGACAAATATCCGGTGAAGTATTTTCGAAAAATAATACAAGATGGATTATAGAAGATGAAAGTCTACATTTAGTAGACGGAGACGTTATACATTATTGGGTTAATATACAAGTTAACGATGTAATGCATAATGGAGGAGTTCAAACCTGGACTGCGTGTAAGTATTTTTTATTACAAGTACATATTGATTCTTAATATGTTATGATTTATTTTGGTGTCCATGTAAATCCATTAATCCATTAGAATTATTATGAACTAAATTTTCTACTAAAAGCTGCTGTTTCAGTTGATATGAAAATATAAAAAGTATGATAAATGCAATCATAAAAGTATAGATAATTAATTTTTCGTAATGTAGTATCTTTAAAGAAGCATAAACTTTCTGATAATAAAAAAtatcaaatatataatataaataatacgtTTTTTATAATGTTAGCTGGAGGAGAAGACCAACATTTAGAAAGTCCAGAAATTATTACTGGTCAACTAATCTTCGATGAACCTTTTGACGTATTAAATAGATCAATTTGGAGACACGAAGTTAAAGCGCCATTAAGTCCTGTAAGTTAAATATAACAATaacaaataattaattaattggaTTCCCTTTCGAGTGGAAATTCATTCAAGTCACTTATACAGGATAATTCATTACTCgtatgacaaatttttacagctgatactacacttcaaaagcaacaataaagttcatataaacctagGTCCAATTTGCAAGACTGAcagagaaaattgggatttttgtttTTCTCAGGGAAACACTAGTTTTactcatattattgattgcATTTTTCAAACTGTAagtcctacaagaaaatgataaacaatattgaaaagagcaataaatttgctattataatagtccCTATTTTATCCTGAAACTTGAAATTAAGTAGAATACAAGAAGCTACATAAAAAATTCCACTTTTCATCCCTGTACGGTTCTAAGAAAAATTCTCTGTTTGTGTTTTTGCAAATTGGACCTATAGTTTTATGTGAatttttttgttgcttttcaagtgtagtatcagctgtaaaaatttctcaCATGAATaatgaatcaccctgtatattacacATCTATTGCCTTCTTCTCATCTTAATTGCtagaattttagagtactgctgattaaataaagaaatttatcaattttcactgaatagaaagagtaagataaattatatctctcgttttagaggtaagagagagagaaagatatataagaagctataagaaagagtgagagagatgtTAGCGACCCTACTTtgaaacccctggcgccatctctgtgaaaagtgctcaaactggtcgctcagcgttatcgacagcgaagtgaactactcaagaactactaacgccatctctgcgaatagtactgaaactaatgcctGACTAGTTTCAACgcttctccaagagatggcaCTAGTAGTTTTCTGTAGTTTatttcactgtcgataacgctgagcgaccagtttgagcacttttcacagagatggcgccatagGTTCTAAAGTACGGTCCTTATCAactatctcactctttcttacagctttttttatatatctttctctctcttacctccaaagcgggagatataattcatcTGACTatttctattcaatgaaaattaaggaatttttttatttaatcagcagtactctaaaattctggCAATTAAGATGAGAGAGTAGTGAATCATCCTGTATATGTAATCGTGCGACTTCTCATATTCTTTCTGTTAAATTAAATGATTTTTAATTGAAACCTTTGGCAGCTCGTTCAGAAATATTGGTATCAAATGAATCAAAAGCTGATATTCAGAAGTTAAAGCAAATAcctataatttttaatttgtaTTATTTTAATGATATTTATAAGGTTGATATTTGAGAAATATAATAGTTAACGAATTTCTTATGTACTTTCTATCTTGTAGGATTATGAATTTTGTGTTTACCACAatgaacaacacacatttttgaCAAAAATCGATAGTGGGAAGCTTCGTATTAAGCCAGTGATGTTGGAAGACATTTATGGTGAAAATATAACTACGTATGGATCGTTAATAGTTAGTGAGTGAGTATGAAAAATTTTGAAAGTACAGATAGTCCTGCAGCACGACATCCTATAACATAGTTTCGCTTTAACACTATAAATGGATATAATATACCGTTTAACGTAAAAAAAGAATAATGAGAAGACTCGTATATTACACGATCAcattattctttttatttgcTATGCTTTTTATTTACTATGGTCTAAATTCTAAATAACGTGAATTTTAGCTAATCTCTCACTAAAGAGATTCGTCAGATTTCTTCTCGTTAGTCTCTCTAAGTAATTAGAGACGCCAATTCTGAGAAAATGAAGAAAGTCATAAGTACCAAAATCGAaatgaaataacgattccaCTCTTTTTCTTCCTTTGTATTACCTCGAGTACAAACTTATCAGTCACGAACATTAtatcagtattcaaattttacttTAACTTTAAAAAATTTATGTTTGTTACAGCTGTACTAGTATGATTCCAGCAGAATGTTCACGTAGAGCTTCCTCTTTCAATATTTTACCACCTGTTCTGTCTAGCAGATTAACTACAAAGGAGACCTTCAGTTTTCGATatggcaaaattgaaataagagcCAAATTTCCGGAAGGTGATTGGTTGTATCCAggtaaacgcttcttaaacaatAATTCGCAATTTAATACACCTACAATATCTTTGTTCATAAAATACGCACTCAATCTTACAACTTGTCATTTGTGCGTAAGTTTAACATAGCGCTTTTTAAACTTTCTTCACTGATATCATTTCGCGATTCTAGacttaaatataaaataaagatCTATTAATAAACATTTCCCCATAAATAGAATAAGTAAAAAACTATTTTACTTAAGGATTTCAATCCACTCaacgatataataatcatatatCATGTACAATTATAACAGAATTGTGGCTTGAACCAAAGTATAACACTTACGGTGCTGGATATTCCAGCGGACGTGTTATTCTTGGGCTTGCGCGTGGAAATGACAATTTAATTAATATGTCCACTGCTGATATCTTCGATTCAAGAAGACTGGACTGTGGGTTCAGGACAGGCACGTTAATAACCGTCGAAGACCATTTCGTCTCTAAAATAGAAAAAGGAAGCATACGAAGATGGACGAAAGGTTTTCACGTTTACACAACGATATGGAATAGCGATGGCTTCCAGTTCTTGGTAGATGGTGAGGAAATTGGCAAGCTATGTCCTCCATCGAGTGGCTGGATGTATGGGGCCAATTTCGACAAAATGGCTCCGTTTGATCAAGAGGTACATATGTGAAAATATACGATTATTTTTACGCATTTATAAATGTATACTACGTAAACATTATGACAATGAGTTTTTCTAGCACTATATTTAAAATCGTTGTCATGTTTTAATATGAAATCAGTTCATCAGCTAAAGTTTTCAACGTTAGCTTATGACATTTTatcttaaaatataaaatataacaaataattaaTGCAGGAGCTTTGTCGAAAGTGAATTAAGGAATGTTCATTCAAATTGAAATTTTACTTAATTCTTTACTCGCAGCCcaataattttatataaaatttgttCAGTACTTAAAGTAGCCGCATATTTATGGGATCAATtgtatatattaaaatattaattgaccTCCATTTTATTTTAACAATTCTCATTGTTTTTAATAGTTTTATATCACTATTGGCGTGGGAGTTGGTGGTGTCCGCGTATTTGCTGATGGAACAACTAGTTCAGGATTCAAAAAACCATGGAGGAATATTGATGCTAAGGTAAATATCTTTTTCCTTTACAAATGCTTACACTCATTACCTATCATGTacataaaaatttcaaatgaCAAAGTACGAACAAATTACctgtttattaaaaaaaaaacattgttGCTTTATTTTATGAATGTTTTCAGTAATAATAGAATTTTTCAAACGCAAAATATATAAAGAGGATAAGCAATATTGTTGCAATTTTACTGTAGCTTCTAATTGTAATAAAATgagtaatataaatttatattactcTCAATaacgataaaatattaatttggaAATTTTGATTGGAGATTTCACAATATTCGTTGAACACAATTAATTAATAACGTTTATATTATTTCAGGCA
It includes:
- the Fh gene encoding frataxin, with translation MLLSKRVTGNNLLGILSHRPISSILNRCLTQEVADVQRRKIVGYLAPRPEKYSSKSNHLNVLSCKLIARCSSSNSTGFSITQELTPLQFEKISDETLDSLTEYFDQLIENAVHLTDADVSYGDGVLTVKFGNPHGTYVINRQTPNKQIWLSSPKSGPKRYDFINGKWIYKHDGKTLHELLNNEIPAIIRNQANFDKCSFSGKERDAAMNSL
- the LOC143430762 gene encoding beta-1,3-glucan-binding protein yields the protein MLAYNNVLSSFLFVVFFLNFNNFFILANSYKLPKLKFEILKPRGIRISIPDEPGLRFFSFQGNLNKGIELNQAGQISGEVFSKNNTRWIIEDESLHLVDGDVIHYWVNIQVNDVMHNGGVQTWTASGGEDQHLESPEIITGQLIFDEPFDVLNRSIWRHEVKAPLSPDYEFCVYHNEQHTFLTKIDSGKLRIKPVMLEDIYGENITTYGSLIVSDCTSMIPAECSRRASSFNILPPVLSSRLTTKETFSFRYGKIEIRAKFPEGDWLYPELWLEPKYNTYGAGYSSGRVILGLARGNDNLINMSTADIFDSRRLDCGFRTGTLITVEDHFVSKIEKGSIRRWTKGFHVYTTIWNSDGFQFLVDGEEIGKLCPPSSGWMYGANFDKMAPFDQEFYITIGVGVGGVRVFADGTTSSGFKKPWRNIDAKAMLQFWQARNKWLPSWTRENGEKIALEIDYIRVWSL